A window from Symbiopectobacterium purcellii encodes these proteins:
- a CDS encoding aminodeoxychorismate synthase component II, whose amino-acid sequence MLLLIDNYDSFTYNLYQYFCELGAEVLVKRNDALTLADIETLAPTHLVISPGPCTPDDAGISLAAIRHFAGKLPILGVCLGHQAMGQAFGARVVRAREVMHGKTSVIQHTGSGVFSGLALPLTVTRYHSLVIDPASLPTAFDVTAWTERDGERDEIMGIRHRTLPLEGVQFHPESILSEQGHQLLQNFLNT is encoded by the coding sequence ATGCTACTACTCATCGATAACTACGACTCCTTCACCTACAACCTCTACCAGTACTTTTGTGAACTGGGCGCAGAGGTATTGGTTAAACGCAATGATGCCCTGACGTTGGCGGACATTGAAACGCTGGCTCCTACGCATCTGGTTATTTCCCCCGGTCCTTGTACACCGGATGACGCGGGTATTTCTCTGGCGGCGATTCGCCATTTTGCAGGCAAACTGCCCATTCTGGGCGTGTGTCTCGGTCATCAGGCGATGGGGCAGGCATTTGGTGCGCGCGTAGTGCGGGCGCGTGAGGTGATGCACGGCAAAACCTCCGTGATACAGCACACCGGGAGCGGCGTTTTTAGCGGGCTGGCGCTGCCATTGACGGTGACGCGCTACCACTCTCTGGTGATTGACCCTGCCTCTTTGCCTACTGCGTTTGATGTTACGGCCTGGACGGAGCGTGACGGTGAGCGTGATGAAATCATGGGAATACGCCACCGTACCTTGCCGTTAGAAGGGGTGCAGTTTCACCCGGAGAGCATTCTGAGTGAGCAAGGGCATCAATTGTTGCAGAATTTCCTTAATACCTGA